A genomic region of Podarcis raffonei isolate rPodRaf1 chromosome 13, rPodRaf1.pri, whole genome shotgun sequence contains the following coding sequences:
- the LOC128399059 gene encoding olfactory receptor 10G6-like, translated as MECANETAPTEFVLSGFQYPPEMKVLLFLFFLLMFLLTLSGNSLILWVVASDLQLHKPMYWFLCHLSILDMAFSSVVVPKVIAGFIPGGKVISFASCVSQLFFFNFLGCAESLLYTLMAYDRFLAICKPLHYSNIMNGKACLGLSLGTVIGGCLNSIIQTTLTFRLPYGQRNDVDYILCDIPAMLKLACADTEFNQMMVLIDIGSVAMTCFLLILTSYVYIISAILRISSREGRRRAFSTCTAHLTVVGIYYLPVVYHYLRPTSQDSMDPVVCVFYTTITPFLNPLIYTLRNKEMKTAVVKRWGGIAM; from the coding sequence ATGGAGTGTGCAAATGAAACAGCACCAACAGAGTTTGTCCTCTCAGGGTTCCAATACCCACCAGAAATGAAGGTCCTATTGTTTCTCTTCTTCTTGCTCATGTTCCTGTTGACCCTGTCTGGAAATTCCCTCATTCTCTGGGTGGTGGCTTCTGACCTCCAGTTGCACAAGCCCATGTACTGGTTCCTCTGCCATCTGTCCATCCTGGACATGGCTTTCTCTTCTGTCGTCGTCCCCAAAGTGATTGCAGGATTCATCCCTGGTGGAAAGGTCATCTCCTTCGCAAGTTGCGTCTCTCAGTTATTTTTCTTCAACTTCCTCGGATGTGCAGAAAGTCTCCTTTACACCTTGATGGCTTATGATCGCTTCTTGGCCATTTGTAAGCCTCTTCATTACAGCAACATCATGAATGGGAAAGCCTGCCTTGGCCTCTCCTTGGGGACGGTGATTGGAGGCTGCCTGAACTCAATTATACAGACAACCCTCACCTTCCGTTTGCCATACGGGCAAAGAAATGATGTTGACTATATCTTATGTGACATCCCTGCAATGTTGAAGCTGGCTTGTGCTGATACAGAGTTCAATCAGATGATGGTGTTGATAGATATTGGCAGTGTGGCAATGACTTGCTTCCTCCTTATCTTGACCTCCTATGTCTACATCATCTCAGCTATTCTGAGGATCAGCAGCAGGGAAGGGCGTCGACGGGCCTTCTCAACGTGCACAGCCCATCTTACTGTGGTGGGAATATATTACCTCCCTGTGGTTTATCACTACCTGAGGCCAACTTCTCAGGACTCCATGGATCCTGTGGTGTGCGTGTTCTACACCACAATAACCCCATTTTTGAACCCGCTCATATACACACTTAGAAATAAGGAAATGAAGACTGCGGTGGTGAAAAGGTGGGGTGGGATTGCCATGTAA
- the LOC128399060 gene encoding olfactory receptor 10G6-like, producing the protein MECGNVTSVLEHFELMGFTYPKELKILLLTFFFLMYILSLFGNGLILLVVALEPSLHKPMYLFLCHLSIIDMMICSVVVPKMISWMLKGNGDISFTECATQLFFFHTLGCSECLLYTVMAFDRFLAICKPLHYGTIMNHRLGTCLSVGAWFGGCLHSVVETYLTFRLPYGRGSQVNYIFCDIPAVLKLACTDTSINEMVISVDVEVVAVTCSLLILTSYVYIISAILRIPTATGRQRAFSTCTAHITLVVIYYVPVVYNYLRPPSQDSLDGIVAVFYTALTPLLNPLIYTLRNNEMKVGVKKLCSRKHSAHLTN; encoded by the coding sequence ATGGAGTGTGGAAATGTAACATCAGTGCTTGAACATTTTGAACTTATGGGGTTTACATATCCCAAAGAGCTAAAGATCCTGTTGCTCACCTTCTTCTTCCTCATGTATATATTGTCTCTTTTTGGAAACGGCTTGATCCTCTTGGTGGTTGCACTGGAACCTAGTTTGCACAAGCCTATGTACTTGTTCCTCTGCCATCTGTCCATCATAGATATGATGATCtgctcagtggtggtgcccaagATGATCTCCTGGATGCTGAAGGGCAATGGGGACATTTCCTTTACAGAATGTGCAACCcagctcttcttcttccacactCTGGGCTGTTCAGAGTGCTTGCTGTACACTGTGATGGCTTTTGATCGCTTCCTGGCCATCTGCAAGCCACTCCACTACGGCACCATCATGAACCATCGTCTAGGCACCTGTCTTTCTGTTGGCGCTTGGTTTGGAGGCTGCCTGCACTCTGTGGTAGAGACCTACCTCACCTTCCGTTTGCCATATGGACGAGGAAGTCAGGTGAACTACATCTTCTGTGACATCCCAGCTGTTCTGAAGCTGGCCTGTACTGACACATCCATCAATGAGATGGTGATTTCGGTTGACGTTGAAGTAGTGGCTGTTACCTGCTCCCTCCTGATCCTGACATCCTACGTGTATATCATTTCTGCCATCCTGAGGATTCCCACTGCCACAGGGAGACAACGTGCCTTCTCCACCTGTACAGCCCATATCACCTTGGTGGTTATCTATTATGTCCCTGTGGTTTACAACTACCTGCGTCCACCATCTCAGGACTCCCTTGATGGTATTGTTGCTGTGTTCTACACAGCATTAACCCCTCTCTTAAACCCTCTCATATACACTCTGAGGAACAATGAGATGAAAGTTGGCGTGAAGAAATTGTGCAGTAGAAAACACAGCGCGCACTTAACTAACTGA
- the LOC128399061 gene encoding olfactory receptor 10G6-like has product MECGNVTSVFEHFELVGFIYPKELKFPLLTFFSLMYILSLSGNGLILLVVALEPHLHKPMYWFLCHLSVLDMMICSVVVPKMIFWLIEGNGVISVTGCVSQLFLFHFLGCTECFLYTVMAFDRFLAICKPLHYGTIMNHQICFNFSIGIWFGGCLHSMVHTYLTFHLPYGRGNQVNYIFCDIPAVLKLACGDTSFHELVTFVDIGIVSLVSFLLILTSYMYIICAILRIPTATGRHRAFSTCTAHITLVVIFYVPVVYNYLRPPSQDSLDGTIAVFYTAVTPFLNPLIYTLRNNEMKVGVKKLCSRKPQHSLNHVRSSS; this is encoded by the coding sequence ATGGAGTGTGGAAATGTAACATCAGTGTTTGAACATTTTGAACTTGTGGGATTCATATATCCCAAAGAGCTAAAGTTCCCGTTGCTCACCTTCTTTTCCCTCATGTATATATTATCTCTTTCTGGAAATGGCTTGATCCTTCTAGTGGTAGCCCTGGAACCTCATTTGCACAAGCCTATGTACTGGTTCCTCTGCCATCTGTCTGTGTTGGATATGATGATCtgctcagtggtggtgcccaagATGATTTTTTGGCTGATAGAGGGCAATGGGGTCATCTCCGTCACAGGTTGTGTGTCCCAGCTCTTCCTCTTTCACTTCCTGGGCTGCACAGAATGCTTCTTGTACACCGTGATGGCCTTTGATCGCTTCCTGGCCATCTGCAAACCACTCCACTACGGCACCATCATGAACCATCAGATTTGCTTCAACTTCTCTATTGGCATCTGGTTTGGAGGCTGCCTGCACTCTATGGTACATACCTACCTCACCTTCCATTTGCCATATGGACGGGGGAACCAGGTGAACTACATCTTCTGTGACATCCCAGCTGTGCTGAAGCTGGCCTGTGGAGACACATCCTTCCATGAGCTGGTGACTTTTGTTGACATTGGGATTGTGTCTTTGGTTTCCTTCCTCCTGATCCTCACATCCTACATGTATATCATTTGTGCCATCCTGAGGATTCCCACTGCTACAGGGAGACACCGTGCCTTCTCCACCTGCACAGCCCATATCACTTTGGTGGTGATATTCTATGTCCCTGTGGTTTACAACTACCTGCGTCCACCATCTCAGGACTCCCTTGATGGGACCATTGCTGTGTTCTACACAGCGGTGACACCATTCTTAAACCCTCTCATATACACTCTGAGGAACAATGAGATGAAAGTTGGTGTGAAGAAATTGTGCAGTAGGAAACCACAGCACTCCCTTAACCATGTGAGATCATCTTCTTGA
- the LOC128399062 gene encoding olfactory receptor 10G6-like encodes MECANETAPTEFVLSGLPYPQELKVPLFLFFLLMFLLTLSGNSLILWVVTSDLQLHKPMYWFLCHLSILDMAFSSVVVPKVIAGFIPGGKVISFTSCVSQLFFFHFLGCAESLLYTLMAYDRFLAICKPLHYTNIMNWKACLGLSLGTVIGGCLNSIMETTLTFHLPYGWRNSVDYIFCDIPAVLKLTCADTELNQMVMLIDIGIVAMTCFLLILTSYVYIISAILRISSREGRRRAFSTCTAHLIVVGVYYLPVVYHYLRPASQDSMDAVVCVFYTTITPFLNPLIYTLRNKEMKTALVKKWSGNAE; translated from the coding sequence ATGGAGTGTGCAAATGAAACAGCACCAACAGAGTTCGTCCTCTCCGGGCTTCCATACCCACAAGAGTTGAAGGTCCctttgtttctcttcttcttgCTCATGTTCCTGCTGACCCTGTCTGGAAATTCTCTCATTCTCTGGGTGGTGACTTCTGACCTCCAGTTGCACAAGCCCATGTACTGGTTCCTCTGCCATCTGTCCATCCTGGACATGGCTTTCTCCTCTGTCGTTGTTCCCAAAGTGATTGCAGGATTTATCCCCGGTGGAAAAGTCATCTCCTTCACAAGTTGCGTCTCTCAGTTATTTTTCTTCCACTTCCTTGGATGTGCAGAAAGTCTCCTTTACACCTTGATGGCTTATGATCGCTTCTTGGCCATTTGTAAGCCCCTCCATTACACCAACATCATGAATTGGAAAGCCTGCCTTGGCCTCTCCTTGGGGACGGTGATTGGAGGCTGCCTGAACTCAATCATGGAGACAACCCTCACCTTCCATTTGCCATATGGGTGGAGAAACTCCGTTGACTACATCTTCTGTGACATCCCTGCAGTGCTGAAGCTGACTTGTGCTGACACAGAGCTCAATCAGATGGTGATGTTGATTGACATTGGCATTGTAGCAATGACCTGCTTCCTCCTTATCTTGACCTCCTATGTCTACATCATCTCAGCTATTCTGAGGATTAGCAGCAGGGAAGGGCGTCGCCGGGCCTTCTCAACCTGCACAGCCCATCTCATTGTGGTGGGTGTTTATTACCTACCTGTGGTTTATCACTACCTGAGGCCAGCTTCTCAGGACTCCATGGATGCTGTGGTGTGCGTGTTCTACACCACAATAACCCCATTTTTGAACCCGCTCATCTACACACTTAGGAACAAGGAGATGAAGACCGCTCTGGTGAAAAAGTGGAGTGGTAATGCAGAGTAA
- the LOC128399063 gene encoding olfactory receptor 10G6-like — MACGNVTSVLEHFELLGFLYPKDLKSMLLIFFFFMYILCLSGNGLILLVVGLEPHLHKPMYWFLCHLSIIDMMVSSVVVPKLIVWLMGGNGAISFAGCVAQLFFFHFLGCTECFLYTVMAFDRFLAICKPLHYSTIMNHHVCLYLSAGTVLGGALHSALETSLTFHLPYGRGNQVNFIVCDIPAVLKLACVDTSLNEMVTFIDVGLVAMACFLLILTSYIYIICAILRIPTAKGRHRAFSTCTAHITLVMIYYVPVVYNYLRPASQESFDGIIAMFYAAVTPFLNPLIYTLRNNEMKVGLKKLCSTKWQGSNKLVRAWC; from the coding sequence ATGGCGTGTGGAAACGTAACATCGGTCCTTGAACATTTTGAACTTCTAGGATTCCTGTACCCCAAAGACCTAAAGTCCATGTtgctcatcttcttcttcttcatgtacaTATTGTGTCTTTCCGGAAATGGCTTGATCCTCTTAGTGGTAGGACTGGAACCCCACTTGCACAAGCCTATGTACTGGTTCCTCTGCCACCTGTCCATCATAGACATGATGGTCTCCTCAGTGGTAGTGCCCAAGTTGATTGTTTGGCTGATGGGAGGGAATGGGGCCATCTCCTTTGCAGGGTGTGTAGCCCAGCTCTTTTTCTTCCACTTCCTGGGCTGCACAGAATGCTTCCTGTACACTGTGATGGCCTTTGATCGCTTCCTGGCCATCTGCaaaccactacactacagcacCATCATGAACCACCATGTGTGCTTATACCTTTCTGCTGGCACTGTGTTGGGAGGTGCTCTGCACTCTGCTCTAGAGACTTCCCTCACCTTCCATTTGCCATACGGACGGGGAAACCAGGTGAACTTCATTGTCTGCGACATCCCAGCTGTTCTGAAGCTGGCCTGCGTGGACACATCCCTCAATGAGATGGTGACTTTCATTGACGTGGGGTTGGTTGCCATGGCTTGCTTCCTCCTGATCCTGACATCTTACATTTATATCATTTGTGCCATCCTGAGAATTCCCACTGCCAAGGGGAGACACCGTGCCTTTTCCACTTGCACAGCCCATATCACCTTGGTGATGATCTATTATGTGCCTGTTGTTTACAACTACCTGAGGCCGGCGTCTCAGGAATCCTTTGACGGCATCATTGCCATGTTTTATGCAGCAGTGACCCCCTTTTTAAACCCTCTCATATACACACTGAGGAACAATGAGATGAAAGTGGGATTGAAGAAATTGTGCAGTACAAAATGGCAGGGTTCTAACAAGTTGGTtcgagcgtggtgctga